The following coding sequences lie in one Balneola vulgaris DSM 17893 genomic window:
- a CDS encoding helix-turn-helix domain-containing protein → MSLGNDLATIRKEKNLTLEDIFNSTKIPVHTLQSIENDTLLSSSSESITYLRSFIRSYAKALKIPTDHIRVALEKTEAGTYSNDLLILRDPNTSVESYSVNKDTVEVDSTNVASTESSTASTYEEEIEESPEFLQEEPVAATQDKPTVATVNWADMSKKVYAAPTNSKLGILLGIFFTIIVLGAVGYYFGQDLFTKEEGGILSNEVTQSEPSSNNDLNTSVIDTTSTTSVPLSSPTNSSAGQNSNSAITLDDTITVAVYAAYDVLDPVRVTSDFNGKTNPFWMNQGEAYNFDFSDSLLVRGQYSRMLLLFNGHVIDNPRQNHFDPELNSVVITREILNQPRYLQAAPFTFPENLGVAAPDSIIYPIRF, encoded by the coding sequence ATGTCGCTGGGTAATGATCTCGCAACCATCCGAAAGGAGAAGAACTTAACGTTAGAGGATATATTCAACTCTACAAAAATACCGGTTCATACCCTTCAATCTATAGAAAATGACACTCTACTAAGTAGTTCCAGCGAGAGTATTACATATCTTCGAAGTTTTATTCGAAGTTATGCGAAGGCTTTAAAGATCCCGACTGATCATATTAGAGTAGCACTGGAAAAAACAGAAGCAGGCACATATAGCAACGATTTACTAATTTTGCGCGACCCCAACACCTCTGTTGAGTCATATAGTGTAAATAAGGATACAGTTGAAGTTGATTCTACGAATGTAGCTAGTACAGAGTCATCCACTGCATCTACCTATGAAGAAGAGATCGAAGAAAGTCCCGAATTTTTACAAGAGGAACCGGTAGCTGCCACTCAAGATAAGCCTACCGTTGCTACTGTAAATTGGGCCGACATGAGCAAGAAAGTTTATGCAGCTCCAACAAATTCTAAACTTGGTATTCTATTAGGCATCTTTTTTACAATAATTGTGCTTGGTGCAGTTGGGTATTATTTCGGTCAAGATTTATTCACCAAAGAAGAAGGTGGAATTCTGAGTAATGAAGTCACACAATCTGAACCATCATCGAATAATGACCTAAATACTTCGGTTATAGATACTACAAGTACTACTTCAGTACCACTTAGTTCACCAACAAACTCTTCGGCTGGACAAAACTCAAATTCTGCAATTACTTTAGATGACACTATTACTGTGGCAGTTTATGCCGCATATGATGTATTAGACCCCGTTCGTGTTACTAGTGATTTTAATGGTAAAACCAATCCATTTTGGATGAACCAAGGCGAAGCTTATAACTTCGATTTTAGTGATTCCCTACTCGTTCGTGGTCAGTATTCAAGAATGCTTTTATTGTTTAATGGTCATGTGATTGACAATCCTCGTCAAAATCATTTTGATCCTGAGTTAAATTCAGTAGTTATTACGCGCGAAATCCTCAATCAACCACGATACCTACAAGCTGCACCATTCACGTTTCCAGAAAACCTAGGTGTAGCAGCACCAGATAGTATCATATACCCTATTCGATTTTAG
- the panB gene encoding 3-methyl-2-oxobutanoate hydroxymethyltransferase translates to MSTNTSDRPAKITTQTVVDMKRNGEKISMLTAYDFTMATIVDQAGIDIILVGDSASNVMAGYETTVPMTLDHMIYHTSCVVRGVDRALVIADLPFMSYQVTAKEALISAGRMMKEAGAHAIKLEGGKPIAGTIRKIVDAGIPVMGHLGLTPQSIYKFGTYKVRATDEEEATALIEDAKLLQEAGCFSIVLEKIPANLAKRVSEELDIPTIGIGAGAGCDGQVLVLHDMLGLNKGFNPRFLRRYADLHSEMTGAVQQYISDVKSIDFPNEEEQYGG, encoded by the coding sequence ATGAGTACGAATACCTCTGATCGCCCCGCAAAAATTACCACACAAACGGTCGTAGATATGAAGCGAAATGGAGAGAAAATCTCCATGTTAACCGCTTACGATTTTACGATGGCCACCATTGTTGATCAAGCAGGTATTGATATTATTTTGGTTGGTGATTCGGCAAGTAATGTGATGGCTGGTTATGAAACTACCGTGCCAATGACTTTAGATCACATGATTTATCATACCTCATGTGTGGTACGTGGGGTTGATAGAGCACTTGTTATTGCCGACCTGCCTTTTATGAGTTATCAAGTTACGGCCAAAGAAGCCCTGATTAGTGCTGGCCGGATGATGAAAGAAGCTGGCGCTCACGCTATTAAGCTTGAAGGTGGAAAACCAATTGCTGGTACCATTCGAAAAATAGTAGATGCAGGTATCCCCGTGATGGGTCATTTAGGGTTGACTCCTCAAAGCATTTATAAGTTTGGCACATATAAAGTAAGAGCTACCGATGAAGAAGAAGCCACAGCATTAATCGAAGATGCTAAACTACTTCAAGAGGCGGGATGTTTTTCCATTGTGTTAGAAAAAATACCTGCTAATCTAGCCAAAAGAGTTTCTGAAGAATTAGACATTCCTACTATTGGCATTGGTGCTGGTGCTGGTTGCGATGGACAAGTGTTAGTACTTCACGATATGCTTGGGCTTAACAAAGGCTTCAATCCACGATTTTTACGTAGATATGCCGATCTGCATTCTGAAATGACAGGTGCAGTTCAACAGTACATAAGTGATGTTAAATCAATTGATTTTCCTAACGAAGAAGAACAATACGGCGGATAA
- a CDS encoding histidine phosphatase family protein, with translation MSDKRIFLVRHGETDYNRAKLMQGRGINASINEKGLAQAEAIKRELETIKVDAIITSGLKRTQETAKPLSIHHDVPIQSYSELDEMDFGALEGKAFDEVINDLKALHSSWSSGLLDVPAGGGETPIEVFKRANKKVLELLGTTTASTIVFVLHGRLLRILLSEWLGLGLKNMHQIEHTNGAINELVWYKGKFESRLLNQVDHLNDLHHD, from the coding sequence ATGTCGGATAAGAGGATATTTCTAGTAAGGCATGGGGAGACAGATTACAACCGGGCCAAATTGATGCAAGGGAGAGGGATAAATGCTTCAATCAACGAAAAAGGTTTAGCACAAGCAGAGGCGATAAAGCGTGAACTTGAAACGATAAAGGTTGATGCTATTATAACGAGTGGTTTAAAACGAACTCAAGAAACGGCCAAGCCTTTAAGCATTCACCATGATGTTCCCATTCAAAGTTATTCAGAACTAGACGAAATGGATTTTGGGGCATTAGAAGGTAAAGCCTTTGATGAGGTAATAAATGATCTTAAAGCATTGCATTCGAGTTGGAGTTCAGGATTGTTGGATGTGCCTGCTGGAGGAGGAGAGACCCCTATTGAGGTGTTTAAACGAGCAAATAAAAAGGTGCTTGAATTACTTGGAACAACCACAGCATCCACTATTGTTTTTGTGCTTCACGGACGGTTGTTAAGAATTTTATTATCTGAATGGCTAGGATTGGGGCTTAAGAATATGCATCAAATTGAACACACCAATGGCGCCATAAATGAACTTGTGTGGTATAAAGGTAAATTTGAAAGCCGGCTATTAAATCAGGTAGATCATTTGAATGATTTGCACCATGATTAA
- the fabZ gene encoding 3-hydroxyacyl-ACP dehydratase FabZ, which produces MHIEDIKKVLPHRYPFLLVDRVLEKGDDKIVAIKNVTVNEEFFNGHFPGQPIMPGVLQVEALAQAGAILLMTEKVEDPENSLMVFTGIKNAKFRRQVVPGDQLKLEVTLGSMRRNFVVMTGVATVDGEVACELEASAAIVPKQ; this is translated from the coding sequence ATGCATATAGAAGACATTAAAAAAGTATTACCTCATCGCTACCCATTTTTATTAGTTGATAGAGTATTAGAGAAGGGTGACGATAAAATTGTAGCTATTAAAAATGTTACGGTAAACGAAGAGTTTTTTAACGGTCATTTCCCTGGTCAGCCCATTATGCCAGGTGTTTTACAAGTAGAAGCGCTTGCACAAGCGGGTGCTATTTTATTAATGACTGAAAAAGTTGAAGATCCTGAAAACTCATTAATGGTATTCACAGGTATTAAGAATGCTAAGTTTAGACGTCAAGTTGTACCAGGCGACCAACTTAAACTAGAAGTTACATTAGGTTCAATGCGCCGTAATTTTGTAGTTATGACTGGTGTTGCAACCGTTGATGGTGAAGTTGCATGCGAGTTAGAAGCATCTGCAGCAATAGTTCCAAAGCAATAA
- the surE gene encoding 5'/3'-nucleotidase SurE produces MSDKKPLILVCNDDGIFSPGIKALAEVAEEFGDVVIVAPDRQQSAVGHAITMSVPLRANEMTVANKYKGFAVNGTPADCVKLAHGNLLEQKPDLVLSGINHGSNAGINILYSGTVSAATEGTILGYPSIAVSCTAYPEDADLKGAQEAARRVVRYVLDRGGLPKGVTLNVNAPEGEFKGIEWSRMADSRYVEEYEDRKDPYNQAYYWLTGKFELLDDREDSDIHVLNEGKATVTPIQYDLTDYTLLKEDGDEVFL; encoded by the coding sequence ATGAGCGACAAAAAACCACTGATTTTAGTTTGTAACGACGATGGTATTTTTTCACCTGGTATTAAGGCTCTTGCTGAAGTAGCAGAAGAATTTGGGGATGTAGTGATTGTAGCTCCCGACCGCCAACAAAGCGCTGTTGGGCACGCTATTACAATGTCGGTTCCTTTAAGAGCAAACGAGATGACGGTTGCCAATAAGTATAAAGGATTTGCTGTAAATGGAACACCTGCCGATTGTGTAAAACTTGCACATGGTAACTTATTGGAGCAAAAGCCTGATCTAGTATTAAGTGGTATTAACCACGGGAGTAATGCAGGTATCAATATTCTGTATTCAGGAACCGTTAGTGCTGCTACCGAAGGTACGATTCTAGGCTATCCATCGATTGCTGTAAGTTGCACAGCCTACCCTGAAGACGCAGATCTAAAAGGAGCACAAGAAGCTGCACGCCGTGTAGTGCGCTATGTTCTCGACCGTGGTGGGTTGCCAAAAGGTGTTACACTAAATGTGAATGCCCCTGAAGGCGAGTTCAAAGGTATTGAATGGAGCCGTATGGCTGATAGTCGTTACGTAGAGGAATACGAAGATCGTAAAGATCCATATAACCAGGCTTATTACTGGTTAACTGGAAAGTTTGAACTGCTTGACGATCGAGAGGATTCAGACATTCATGTATTGAATGAAGGCAAAGCTACAGTTACGCCTATTCAATATGATCTAACTGATTATACTCTTCTAAAGGAAGACGGAGACGAAGTATTTTTGTAA
- a CDS encoding ComF family protein — protein MICTECAVYKFESATQSYEDRINMPEGVSFRVALWSFDKGGYLQEILHKLKYHRLTAVGEDLGLFLGARIKKIPAAKILNKENSLILPVPLHPRKKRMRGFNQARYIAMGVSEVLGIPLCDSKSVRRIKNTKSQTGYSLKKRRANISKAFRMEDAEEITGKHIIIIDDVITTGATTFELANELKIAKPSSICIATVAQA, from the coding sequence ATGATTTGTACCGAATGTGCCGTTTATAAATTCGAGAGTGCTACACAAAGCTATGAGGATAGAATTAATATGCCTGAAGGGGTCTCGTTCAGGGTAGCACTTTGGAGTTTTGACAAAGGGGGATATCTACAGGAAATTCTACACAAATTGAAATATCACCGATTAACCGCTGTAGGTGAAGATTTAGGATTATTTCTTGGAGCGCGAATTAAAAAAATTCCTGCTGCAAAAATATTGAATAAAGAGAATTCATTAATACTGCCGGTTCCACTTCACCCCAGAAAAAAACGGATGCGCGGATTTAATCAGGCGAGATATATAGCTATGGGAGTATCGGAAGTTCTAGGTATTCCGCTGTGTGATTCAAAAAGTGTTCGGCGAATTAAGAATACGAAGTCACAAACGGGTTATAGTCTAAAAAAGAGAAGAGCGAATATTTCGAAAGCATTTAGGATGGAGGATGCAGAAGAGATAACCGGTAAGCATATCATTATCATCGATGATGTTATTACTACTGGAGCAACAACCTTTGAGCTTGCCAATGAATTAAAAATTGCAAAGCCTTCAAGTATCTGCATCGCGACAGTGGCACAGGCATGA
- the ubiE gene encoding bifunctional demethylmenaquinone methyltransferase/2-methoxy-6-polyprenyl-1,4-benzoquinol methylase UbiE, whose translation MSEKVRSMFADIASDYDRINTVLSFGVHHAWRKKAILESEAKTGDHVLDCATGTGDLAIAFKKVVGESGYVMGTDFCAPMIEPAPAKAEKEGLSIDFEVADAMNLPYEDNWFDISSISFGIRNVDEPVTALKEMARVVKPGGRVVVLEFGQPNGLLKMPYNLYSQHIMPAVGGFLSGNREAYTYLPRTSAAFPAGDNFIKLMVEADSFTEMKAIKLTGGIAYIYVGVVR comes from the coding sequence ATGAGTGAAAAAGTAAGGTCGATGTTCGCTGATATTGCTAGCGACTACGACAGAATTAATACAGTTTTATCATTTGGTGTACACCATGCGTGGCGAAAAAAAGCGATTTTAGAAAGCGAGGCCAAAACTGGTGATCATGTGTTAGATTGCGCAACAGGAACCGGTGATTTAGCGATTGCCTTTAAAAAGGTTGTTGGGGAATCAGGATATGTTATGGGGACTGATTTTTGTGCTCCTATGATTGAGCCAGCTCCTGCCAAAGCAGAAAAAGAAGGGTTGAGCATCGACTTTGAAGTAGCAGATGCGATGAACTTACCTTATGAAGATAATTGGTTCGATATTTCAAGTATATCTTTTGGAATCCGAAATGTAGACGAGCCTGTTACCGCACTTAAAGAAATGGCGCGTGTTGTAAAACCGGGTGGTAGAGTGGTAGTTTTGGAATTTGGGCAACCCAATGGTTTACTCAAAATGCCTTACAATTTATACAGCCAACATATTATGCCAGCTGTAGGTGGGTTTTTAAGCGGTAACCGTGAAGCCTATACCTACTTACCTAGAACTAGTGCTGCTTTTCCAGCGGGCGACAACTTTATTAAGTTAATGGTTGAAGCTGATTCATTCACTGAAATGAAAGCCATTAAATTAACTGGTGGTATTGCCTATATATATGTGGGCGTGGTTCGATAA
- a CDS encoding esterase/lipase family protein has protein sequence MTNTPAILKRLKLQEFTQPDIIPLKYPVFLCHGFGAIGSLVKPSPLHDPCMLMREHGVWAFAPNVVPYASIETRAKNWVRLINLVCDKYGLEKVSVVAHSMGGLDMRFALAHLDIAHRVTSLTTVASPHHGTYLADLILKTPEIITEKLSDVVDWFGNSVYPQEKSQVLSSVEQLCRNYIQKSFNPNTPNHPDIPYYSYSAAVGKGTEKSLNPVFLFQNAQIYSKEGVNDSFVSVESAKWGEHMGTLELSHMNQINVQVSKENKPVYNQFWTGILRMLKEQGF, from the coding sequence ATGACGAATACTCCCGCTATTTTAAAGCGATTGAAGCTTCAAGAGTTTACTCAACCTGATATTATTCCTCTAAAATATCCTGTATTTCTTTGCCATGGATTTGGCGCTATTGGTTCGTTAGTAAAACCTTCTCCCCTACATGATCCGTGCATGTTGATGAGAGAACATGGAGTATGGGCTTTTGCCCCCAATGTTGTGCCCTATGCTTCCATTGAAACGAGGGCAAAAAATTGGGTTCGCTTAATCAACTTAGTATGTGATAAATACGGCTTAGAAAAAGTAAGTGTAGTAGCCCATAGTATGGGTGGCTTAGATATGCGATTTGCTTTAGCTCATCTCGATATTGCCCATAGAGTCACCTCTTTAACTACGGTTGCTTCACCTCATCACGGCACATATTTAGCTGATCTGATTCTAAAGACCCCCGAAATCATCACAGAGAAATTAAGCGATGTGGTTGATTGGTTTGGCAATAGTGTATACCCACAAGAAAAAAGCCAGGTACTAAGTTCGGTTGAACAACTATGTAGGAACTACATTCAAAAGTCCTTCAACCCTAACACACCCAATCATCCTGATATTCCATACTATTCGTATAGTGCTGCTGTGGGGAAAGGCACTGAGAAATCATTAAACCCTGTGTTTCTCTTTCAAAATGCTCAAATCTATTCTAAAGAAGGGGTCAACGACTCATTTGTATCGGTAGAAAGTGCAAAATGGGGTGAGCATATGGGAACGCTTGAACTTTCGCATATGAACCAAATTAATGTTCAGGTAAGTAAAGAGAATAAACCGGTTTACAACCAGTTTTGGACAGGAATTCTACGGATGCTAAAAGAGCAAGGGTTCTAG